A window of Chryseobacterium shandongense genomic DNA:
ACGGTAGCACTTGCAGGAGTCTTTACTTCTGAAACAGCATTCGGTAATACCCTTAATCCCAAATCTCCACCGATCCAGGCATCTCCGGATTTATCCAAAGCCACAGAGATATTTCCGCCGGAATTTGGGTCAAAACCATTGGATTGATTTAAAATATAGGCGGTATCATCAGAAATATTTACCGTTTTTTTAGCATCGTAAGCAACAAGTGCGTTCAACCTTGGAATTGGAATCCACAGTAACCCTTCATAAAATAATGGTTTTTGTGCGGCACCCAATGTGGTTGTGTTTTTTATAAGAAAATCGTCCGTAGCCCGATCATAGGCACCTATCGCCGTAAGCTGACCAACATCCGGCCCGTCACTGGAAAAAGCGATGCTTACAAAAAGATTGTTGGCGTCGTCGAAAGCCATTCCTACAGCTCGCCTTGCAAAAATGTTGTTGGTTCCTAAATTATAGTTTTTAGTAAAGGTAAAATCTTTACTGGCTGCATTATATTTCATTTTATATACACCCCTTCCTGCTGCTGTGGTATAATTCGTAAAGAAAACATCATCCGGACTTGCAGGATCTGAAACAACATCAAGAACATTAAAACTTGTTGTATTTCCAATAAAATAGGAAGGGTAGATCCACTCCATTCCATTGAAGTAATAAAAGCCAGGATTTCTCGGGTTATTAATTGCCGTGTTAAATCTGTTTTCTCTTCCACCTGTGGAAACCAGGATTTGATTTTCGCCGTACAGGCTCATTTTATAAGCATAGTTAAAATAAGGACCATCCGGCTTGAAAGTATTATTGTTTTCATTTTTTATTCCGGATAATACCGTTCCGCCATAAACACTGCTGCCTACAGTGATTGCGGTATTGCATTCTTCACCGAAAGCCACGGTATTGTTGAAATTTCCGTTGGTATTAAAGGTATAAACCCTGTTCAGGTCTGTTACAACAATATTATTGCTGTTTACGACAACGTCCCGTACGTTGGTAAATGTTTGTGAAAGTGGAACCGAAGTTCCGCCGCTGTAGAGGTATCCTGTTGTCCCGGATGAAAAGCTCAAAACACCTTCAGAATCAATATGTCTGAATGATCCCGCCATTTCCGTCGTCCAGGTATTGAAAACCGGAAATGTTGTATTCATTTCGTGGCTCTTCAGGCCTGTGTTGGTTACCGAAAATACTTTATTACCGAAAATTGTCGCTTCATTACTCGCCTCGTATACGCCTCCTGATAAAAAGAATGCAGAATCTTTAAACTCTTTTTTCTTAAGGTCAAAAATAGAAACTCCATAACCAACCGAAATAACGGCAAGGTCTCCCGTTATAGAAATATGATTGATTCTTTTGCTTCCGTTATACCCTGTAGCAATAGGAATATCCACAACATAGGTGATTCCGTCCGGAGCAATAACGTCCAGAGAACCATTTTGATATCCTATAAGTGCAATTTTATTCTGTGGATTATAATCGAATGCTGAAATTTTAACCTCATGCAAGCCATTTGCTTTAGACAGCTTGGTAATTTCACCTGATGAAATTGTATAATAAAAGATCCCGTTTTCTGCTGCTGCAACTATTTTTCCGTTATCTTCTTTCATGGCGGTAACGTTGTTATAGGAAAACAGGTCTGCCCATTTTTTTGAAGAAATAGTCTGTGCATTTGCAATGTGCAGGGATGCTAATATACCAAGAGAAATTAAAGAGAGTTTTTTCATGCTTATGCTATTATACTACTGTCAATTACCTGGTTGTTCCAGGCAATATGTTTGATGTTTTTATTTGTATCAAAAAAGAAATCTATTCTTCCTAATAGAAGTCCGGCCCATCCCACCTGATTTACAAGAACATTTTTACCCTGTCTGTTGGCAAAAGTCTGTGGTTCGGGAAGGAAAGTATGGGTATGACCACCTAAAATAAGGTCAATATTTTCGGTTTTGGCAGCCAGGATTTT
This region includes:
- the porZ gene encoding type IX secretion system anionic LPS delivery protein PorZ, with the protein product MKKLSLISLGILASLHIANAQTISSKKWADLFSYNNVTAMKEDNGKIVAAAENGIFYYTISSGEITKLSKANGLHEVKISAFDYNPQNKIALIGYQNGSLDVIAPDGITYVVDIPIATGYNGSKRINHISITGDLAVISVGYGVSIFDLKKKEFKDSAFFLSGGVYEASNEATIFGNKVFSVTNTGLKSHEMNTTFPVFNTWTTEMAGSFRHIDSEGVLSFSSGTTGYLYSGGTSVPLSQTFTNVRDVVVNSNNIVVTDLNRVYTFNTNGNFNNTVAFGEECNTAITVGSSVYGGTVLSGIKNENNNTFKPDGPYFNYAYKMSLYGENQILVSTGGRENRFNTAINNPRNPGFYYFNGMEWIYPSYFIGNTTSFNVLDVVSDPASPDDVFFTNYTTAAGRGVYKMKYNAASKDFTFTKNYNLGTNNIFARRAVGMAFDDANNLFVSIAFSSDGPDVGQLTAIGAYDRATDDFLIKNTTTLGAAQKPLFYEGLLWIPIPRLNALVAYDAKKTVNISDDTAYILNQSNGFDPNSGGNISVALDKSGDAWIGGDLGLRVLPNAVSEVKTPASATVEPIVIEQNGLGEELFRDSQILQIEVDAGDHKWVSVDGGGVYYLSSDGQQTIKRFTKENSPLPTNSITDIKVDKKTGKVYFVSYDGIVTYQGDVADVTSEFGNVLVYPNPVVYSNFKGKVTIKGLAEVTNIRIADAAGNVVHSAVARGGYYEWDLNNPRGKRVASGIYFVLMTNEDGSDKATAKIAVVN